The following are from one region of the Streptomyces decoyicus genome:
- a CDS encoding magnesium and cobalt transport protein CorA gives MISNLRKAVRLPQPRTRGVDLSHPARSPLGTAVVNCAVYVDGVRQDGNHPADVAIRRVRETGSGFVWIGLHEPSEKEFAGIVELFGLHPLAVEDAVHAHQRPKLERYDDSLFTVFKTVRYVEHDRLTDTSEVVETGEIMVFTGTDFVITVRHGGHGSLGPLREQLECVPEQLALGPSAVLHAVADLVVDDYLDVTAAVQVDIDDVESEVFSVRGSGGAGRIYQLKRELLELKRAVAPLDRPMQGLANQPMAQVDPRIKTYFRDVADHLDRVTEQITAFDELLNSILQAHLAQVTVAQNEDMRRISAWVAILAVPTMACGVYGMNFDYMPEKHWTFGYPLVMTLVVALCWVIHRGFKRNGWL, from the coding sequence ATGATCAGCAACCTCCGTAAGGCCGTCCGGCTGCCGCAGCCGCGCACCCGGGGGGTCGACCTCAGCCACCCGGCGCGCTCGCCGCTCGGCACCGCCGTGGTGAACTGCGCGGTGTACGTGGACGGCGTGCGGCAGGACGGCAATCACCCGGCCGATGTGGCGATCCGCCGGGTCCGCGAAACCGGCAGTGGATTTGTCTGGATCGGGCTGCATGAGCCGTCCGAGAAGGAATTCGCCGGAATTGTCGAGTTGTTCGGGCTGCATCCGCTCGCCGTCGAGGACGCGGTCCACGCCCACCAGCGGCCCAAGCTGGAGCGCTACGACGACTCGCTGTTCACCGTCTTCAAGACGGTCCGCTATGTCGAGCACGACCGGCTCACCGACACCAGCGAGGTTGTGGAGACCGGCGAGATCATGGTCTTCACCGGCACCGACTTCGTGATCACGGTACGGCACGGCGGGCATGGCTCGCTGGGCCCGCTCCGTGAGCAACTGGAGTGCGTGCCCGAGCAGTTGGCCCTCGGCCCGTCCGCCGTGCTGCATGCCGTCGCCGACCTCGTCGTGGACGACTACCTCGATGTCACGGCCGCGGTCCAGGTCGATATCGACGACGTCGAGAGCGAGGTCTTCTCCGTGCGCGGCAGCGGCGGGGCGGGCCGGATCTACCAGCTCAAGCGTGAGCTGCTGGAACTCAAGCGCGCGGTGGCCCCTTTGGACCGGCCGATGCAGGGGCTGGCCAACCAGCCGATGGCGCAGGTCGACCCCCGGATCAAGACGTACTTCCGGGACGTCGCCGACCACCTCGACCGGGTCACCGAGCAGATCACCGCCTTCGACGAACTGCTCAACTCCATACTCCAGGCCCATCTCGCCCAGGTCACCGTCGCCCAGAACGAGGACATGCGCCGGATCAGTGCCTGGGTCGCGATCCTGGCCGTGCCGACCATGGCCTGCGGCGTGTACGGCATGAATTTCGACTACATGCCGGAAAAGCACTGGACGTTCGGCTATCCGCTGGTGATGACGCTGGTCGTGGCCCTCTGCTGGGTGATCCACCGCGGCTTCAAGCGGAACGGCTGGCTCTAG
- a CDS encoding isocitrate lyase/PEP mutase family protein has product MRYGQALRDEIAAEGTTPLIGVHDMYSASIAAAHYNGFFVSGFGFAASYYGLPDIGFIAWPDMAAFVERLRGAFPRHHLLVDIDDGYVDPEVACHVVRRLERSGASGVILEDQKRPRRCGHADGKLLLPLEEYLEKLNLVLAARGELLVVARTDATEEDDILRRAAALAETDADVVLVDGVRSVDGIRRIRQVTGAKPLLFNQIAGGKSPRLSLSELTALGIDVAIYSTPCLFAAHRAMETAMAELKYADGRLPAAGDGGGEVGVKEATELLTRNISRPRPVPEPALA; this is encoded by the coding sequence TTGCGCTACGGACAAGCACTGCGTGACGAGATCGCGGCCGAGGGGACGACGCCGCTGATCGGCGTCCACGACATGTACTCGGCCTCGATCGCCGCCGCGCACTACAACGGCTTCTTCGTGTCCGGCTTCGGCTTCGCCGCGTCGTACTACGGACTCCCGGACATCGGGTTCATCGCCTGGCCCGACATGGCCGCCTTCGTGGAGCGGCTGCGCGGCGCGTTCCCGCGCCACCATCTGCTGGTGGACATCGACGACGGCTATGTCGACCCCGAGGTGGCCTGTCATGTGGTGCGGCGCCTGGAGCGCAGCGGCGCGAGCGGGGTGATCCTGGAGGACCAGAAGCGGCCGCGCCGCTGCGGTCACGCGGACGGCAAGCTGCTGCTGCCGCTGGAGGAGTACCTGGAGAAGCTGAATCTGGTGCTGGCCGCCCGTGGCGAGCTGCTCGTCGTGGCCCGTACGGACGCCACGGAGGAGGACGACATCCTGCGGCGGGCGGCGGCGCTGGCCGAGACCGACGCGGACGTCGTGCTGGTCGACGGGGTGCGCAGCGTCGATGGGATCCGCCGGATCCGTCAGGTCACCGGCGCCAAGCCGCTGCTGTTCAACCAGATCGCGGGCGGGAAGTCCCCGCGGCTCTCGCTGAGCGAACTGACCGCGCTGGGCATCGATGTGGCCATCTACAGCACCCCCTGTCTGTTCGCCGCGCACCGCGCGATGGAGACCGCGATGGCCGAGCTGAAGTACGCGGACGGACGGCTGCCGGCCGCCGGGGACGGCGGCGGCGAGGTCGGGGTCAAGGAGGCCACCGAGCTGCTGACCCGGAACATCAGCCGGCCCCGCCCCGTACCGGAGCCCGCCCTGGCATGA
- a CDS encoding CynX/NimT family MFS transporter, producing MAAEPAAGIPEGPGTAAPGTGTPEGPVTAAAAPAGASRGVTGRRALYLGLGVVLLALNLRPALVAVSPLVGTIRDDSGMSAAATSLLTALPLLCFGLLAPVAPRLGRRFGMERSLLGTMALICGGTALRLLDSVVALFAGTVVIGAGIAVANVLLPGLIKRDFPARAGLMTGLYSMSLFGGAALAAGVTVPFQQAVGLNWRATLSCWGALAVVALVCWLPQIRTRTRVPAAAARAAAHPVRGLWRDPLAWQVTGYMGLQSLSYYAAAAWLPTMLTDDGMSAGDAGWMLSFSSLLGITGSFLAPVLVGRRLRAGVLAAVGALLCAAGFTGVLLAPAAGASLWMVLLGLGQGAAISLALLFLVQRAPDARHAAQLSSMAQCFGYVLAATGPAVLGAVHDLSGSWTVPLAVLLALLLPQTAAGWCAARPRQVAGR from the coding sequence GTGGCGGCAGAGCCCGCCGCCGGCATACCCGAAGGGCCCGGGACGGCGGCGCCCGGTACCGGCACACCCGAGGGGCCGGTTACCGCGGCGGCCGCACCCGCCGGTGCCTCCCGCGGCGTCACCGGGCGCCGCGCCCTGTACCTCGGCCTCGGTGTCGTCCTGCTGGCCCTGAACCTGCGCCCGGCCCTGGTCGCCGTCTCGCCGCTCGTCGGCACGATCCGCGACGACAGCGGGATGTCGGCCGCCGCCACCAGCCTGCTCACCGCGCTGCCGCTGCTCTGCTTCGGTCTGCTGGCGCCGGTCGCGCCACGGCTGGGGCGGCGGTTCGGCATGGAGCGGTCGCTGCTCGGCACGATGGCGCTGATCTGCGGGGGCACCGCGCTGCGGCTGCTGGACTCGGTCGTGGCGCTGTTCGCCGGCACGGTCGTGATCGGCGCGGGGATCGCCGTCGCCAATGTGCTGCTGCCCGGCCTGATCAAGCGGGACTTCCCGGCCAGGGCCGGGCTGATGACCGGCCTGTACTCGATGTCGCTGTTCGGCGGCGCCGCGCTCGCGGCCGGGGTCACGGTTCCCTTCCAGCAGGCCGTCGGCCTGAACTGGCGTGCCACGCTGAGCTGCTGGGGCGCCCTCGCGGTGGTTGCGCTGGTCTGCTGGCTGCCGCAGATCCGTACCCGTACCCGGGTGCCGGCGGCTGCCGCCCGCGCGGCGGCACACCCCGTACGCGGACTGTGGCGCGATCCGCTGGCCTGGCAGGTCACCGGCTATATGGGCTTGCAGTCGCTGAGTTACTACGCGGCCGCCGCCTGGCTGCCGACGATGCTCACGGACGACGGCATGAGCGCGGGCGACGCCGGCTGGATGCTCTCCTTCTCCTCGCTGCTGGGCATCACGGGCTCGTTCCTCGCGCCGGTGCTCGTCGGCCGCCGGCTGCGGGCCGGCGTTCTGGCCGCGGTCGGCGCACTGCTGTGCGCGGCCGGTTTCACGGGGGTGCTTCTCGCACCGGCCGCCGGCGCCTCCTTGTGGATGGTGCTGCTGGGCCTGGGCCAGGGCGCGGCGATCAGCCTCGCGCTGCTGTTCCTCGTGCAGCGTGCCCCGGACGCCCGGCACGCCGCCCAACTCTCCAGCATGGCCCAGTGCTTCGGCTACGTCCTGGCCGCCACCGGCCCGGCCGTCCTGGGCGCCGTGCACGATCTCTCCGGCAGCTGGACGGTTCCGCTGGCGGTCCTGCTGGCGCTGCTGCTGCCGCAGACCGCGGCGGGGTGGTGCGCGGCCCGGCCGCGGCAGGTGGCGGGGCGGTAG
- a CDS encoding FadR/GntR family transcriptional regulator has product MPLRSTARTSLVDLVIEQLERLIAEGEWEVGAKIPAEPVLVEQLDVGRNTVREAVRALVHTGMLEPRQGDGTYVRAHSDFGAAVQRRLRRAENLEAYEVRACLERDAARYAAERRTDEDLAALHGALAERERAWESGEVAAFIDADVHFHRTVAAAAHNSVLAELYEHLSDALRGTLQAVLGTPLPEAVRHQLDEHTAIVDAIEARDADGAERAALAHLTEAMNALREPPAEDRGRTRTTHHGDDAHA; this is encoded by the coding sequence ATGCCGCTGCGCAGCACCGCCCGCACCAGCCTGGTCGATCTGGTCATCGAGCAGCTGGAGCGGCTGATCGCCGAGGGCGAGTGGGAGGTCGGGGCGAAGATCCCCGCCGAGCCCGTGCTGGTGGAGCAGCTCGACGTCGGGCGCAACACCGTCCGCGAGGCGGTCCGCGCACTGGTGCACACCGGGATGCTGGAACCGCGGCAGGGCGACGGGACCTATGTCCGCGCCCACAGCGATTTCGGCGCGGCCGTACAGCGGCGGCTGCGGCGGGCCGAGAACCTGGAGGCGTACGAGGTGCGCGCCTGCCTGGAGCGGGATGCGGCGCGCTATGCCGCCGAGCGCCGCACCGACGAGGACCTCGCCGCGCTGCACGGCGCGCTGGCCGAGCGCGAGCGGGCCTGGGAGAGCGGCGAGGTGGCCGCCTTCATCGACGCGGACGTGCACTTCCACCGCACGGTGGCGGCCGCCGCGCACAACAGCGTGCTGGCCGAGCTGTACGAGCACCTCAGCGACGCGCTGCGCGGCACGTTGCAGGCCGTGCTCGGCACCCCGCTGCCCGAGGCGGTACGCCATCAGCTCGATGAGCACACCGCCATCGTCGACGCCATCGAGGCACGGGACGCCGACGGCGCCGAGCGGGCCGCGCTGGCGCACCTCACGGAGGCGATGAACGCCCTGCGCGAGCCGCCCGCAGAGGACCGGGGCCGCACCCGCACCACCCACCACGGAGACGACGCGCATGCGTGA
- the crcB gene encoding fluoride efflux transporter CrcB, with protein sequence MDERGRRAAPWQGQWPVIGVVAVGGAIGALARYGAALLWPTGNGAFPWTTLTVNAVGCALMGILMVVITEVRPAHRLVRPFLGTGILGGFTTFSTYAVDIQRLVGAGRPAEALAYLAGTVLAALAAVGAAVTGTRALLQLRRRTA encoded by the coding sequence ATGGACGAGCGAGGCCGCCGGGCGGCGCCCTGGCAGGGGCAGTGGCCGGTGATCGGCGTGGTGGCCGTGGGCGGTGCGATCGGTGCCCTGGCCCGTTACGGCGCCGCACTCCTGTGGCCCACCGGGAACGGCGCCTTCCCCTGGACGACCCTGACCGTCAACGCCGTCGGCTGTGCGCTGATGGGCATCCTGATGGTCGTGATCACCGAGGTCCGGCCGGCCCACCGGCTGGTGCGCCCCTTCCTCGGCACCGGCATCCTCGGCGGCTTCACCACCTTCTCCACCTACGCCGTCGACATCCAGCGGCTGGTCGGCGCCGGGCGGCCGGCCGAGGCCCTGGCCTATCTGGCGGGCACCGTGCTCGCCGCGCTCGCGGCCGTAGGGGCCGCGGTGACCGGCACCCGTGCACTTCTCCAACTGAGGCGGCGGACGGCATGA
- a CDS encoding DUF190 domain-containing protein, with product MTHGTAHPGGTPALRLTVLVGEEDVWHHKPLYAEIVHRAYDAGLAGASVFRGIEGFGSSGIVHTQRLLSLSEELPVAIVVVDTEERVRGFLPRLEELLAVGGLVTLDPCETLSYRRTDGTGTGEGGRG from the coding sequence ATGACACACGGCACGGCACACCCGGGCGGCACCCCGGCGCTACGGCTCACGGTCCTCGTCGGCGAAGAGGACGTATGGCACCACAAGCCGCTCTACGCGGAGATCGTGCACCGCGCATACGACGCCGGTCTGGCCGGGGCCAGCGTCTTCCGGGGCATCGAGGGCTTCGGCTCCTCGGGCATCGTCCACACCCAGCGCCTGCTGTCCCTGAGCGAGGAGCTGCCGGTGGCGATCGTCGTCGTCGACACGGAGGAGCGGGTGCGGGGCTTCCTGCCGCGGCTGGAGGAACTCCTCGCGGTCGGCGGGCTGGTGACGCTCGACCCGTGCGAGACGCTCTCCTACCGGCGCACGGACGGCACGGGCACAGGTGAGGGCGGGCGCGGGTGA
- the crcB gene encoding fluoride efflux transporter CrcB — protein MNWLLVVAGAMVGAPLRFLTDRYVQSRHDVLFPWGTFTVNVVGSLVLGLLTGAASAGAASSHLQLLIGTGLCGALTTYSTFSYETLRLAADRARGSAAANVVGTVLAGLAAAFAGVAAGQALWG, from the coding sequence GTGAACTGGCTGCTGGTGGTGGCCGGTGCCATGGTCGGAGCACCGCTGCGCTTCCTCACCGACCGCTATGTGCAGTCCCGGCACGACGTGCTCTTCCCCTGGGGGACCTTCACCGTCAATGTCGTCGGCTCCCTGGTCCTCGGCCTGCTGACCGGTGCGGCCTCCGCCGGTGCGGCCTCCTCGCACCTCCAGCTGCTGATCGGCACGGGGCTGTGCGGTGCCCTGACGACGTATTCGACCTTCTCCTACGAGACGCTCCGGCTGGCCGCCGACCGGGCACGGGGGAGCGCGGCGGCCAATGTCGTGGGGACCGTGCTGGCCGGCCTGGCGGCGGCGTTCGCCGGGGTGGCCGCCGGGCAGGCGCTCTGGGGCTGA
- the snpA gene encoding snapalysin, producing the protein MRSPKTALSAALGLGLVAALAAAAPVSAASPSSPANSPRSTTASIAAYNGSAAEKADTKAFFEAVLKSAKAKMKAHPDAASVTVTYDASAAPTFANQIAQSASIWNSAVSNVKLQEGSGGDFQYREGNDARGSYASTDGHGKGFVFLDYAQNQEYNSTRVTAHETGHVLGLPDHYEGPCSELMSGGGPGTSCQNAQPDANERAQVNQLWANGLAGVHFGKAS; encoded by the coding sequence ATGAGATCTCCCAAGACGGCGCTGTCGGCGGCGCTCGGTCTGGGCCTCGTCGCCGCGCTCGCAGCCGCGGCGCCGGTTTCGGCAGCCTCCCCCTCCTCTCCCGCCAACTCCCCCCGCAGTACCACCGCTTCGATCGCGGCCTATAACGGCTCGGCGGCCGAGAAGGCCGACACCAAGGCGTTCTTCGAGGCCGTACTGAAGTCGGCCAAGGCCAAGATGAAGGCCCACCCGGACGCCGCCTCGGTGACCGTCACCTATGACGCCAGCGCGGCCCCGACCTTCGCGAACCAGATAGCCCAGAGCGCGTCGATCTGGAACAGCGCCGTCTCGAACGTGAAGCTCCAGGAAGGCAGCGGCGGCGACTTCCAGTACCGCGAGGGCAATGACGCCCGTGGCTCGTACGCCAGCACCGACGGTCACGGAAAGGGCTTTGTCTTCCTGGACTACGCGCAGAACCAGGAGTACAACTCCACCCGCGTGACCGCGCACGAGACCGGCCATGTGCTGGGCCTGCCGGACCACTACGAGGGCCCGTGCAGCGAGCTGATGTCCGGCGGCGGCCCCGGCACGTCCTGCCAGAACGCCCAGCCGGACGCGAACGAGCGCGCCCAGGTGAACCAGCTCTGGGCCAACGGCCTGGCGGGCGTCCACTTCGGCAAGGCCTCCTGA
- a CDS encoding LysR family transcriptional regulator, with product MELEVRHLRALCAIADSGSVRKAARQLGMTQPSLTTQLHRIEKALGGQLFFREPTGSRPTPLGHSVLCRARPIVAEMRALIDEVASASHRDQGARLHIGSTNSPAVAGWLRRLRRRLPETDTTIRTDVSANALLHMVATGQLDAAFVHEVEGAPLRVPEGLVEHELIAREPQFIAVADTHPAAARTVIRVADLADDQWMVDPTVDGEWAGLRRIWTAAGINPRVVHGDYLTTVDLVTAGEVVTPCQPTARPRHGMAIRPLYGDPLAVRLFMACRQDDTLAASSDDLFADLTASYMETAWASEAYRTWLVRHNGRLPVGS from the coding sequence GTGGAGCTCGAGGTAAGGCATCTTCGCGCATTGTGCGCCATCGCGGACTCCGGCAGCGTACGCAAGGCGGCCCGGCAGCTCGGCATGACCCAGCCTTCCCTGACGACCCAGCTGCACCGCATCGAGAAGGCCCTCGGTGGCCAGCTGTTCTTCCGTGAACCGACCGGCAGCCGGCCCACGCCACTGGGACATTCTGTCCTGTGCCGGGCCCGGCCGATAGTGGCCGAAATGCGGGCACTCATTGACGAGGTTGCGTCGGCCTCGCACCGCGACCAGGGTGCACGGCTGCACATCGGCAGCACCAACAGCCCTGCCGTCGCCGGATGGCTGCGCCGGCTCCGTCGCCGGCTGCCGGAGACCGACACCACGATAAGAACCGATGTGTCCGCCAATGCGCTGCTCCACATGGTCGCGACGGGACAGCTCGACGCCGCCTTCGTCCACGAGGTCGAGGGCGCGCCCCTACGGGTCCCCGAGGGCCTGGTGGAGCACGAACTCATCGCCAGGGAGCCGCAGTTCATCGCGGTGGCGGACACCCATCCCGCGGCCGCCAGGACGGTCATCAGGGTGGCGGACCTCGCCGACGACCAGTGGATGGTCGACCCGACCGTGGACGGTGAATGGGCGGGACTGCGCCGCATCTGGACCGCGGCCGGTATCAACCCCCGTGTCGTGCACGGCGACTACCTCACCACCGTGGACCTCGTCACGGCCGGTGAGGTGGTCACCCCCTGCCAGCCGACCGCCCGCCCCCGGCACGGCATGGCGATCCGCCCCCTGTACGGCGACCCGCTGGCCGTCCGCCTCTTCATGGCCTGCCGCCAGGACGACACCCTGGCCGCCTCGTCCGACGACCTGTTCGCCGATCTGACCGCCTCGTACATGGAGACCGCCTGGGCGAGCGAGGCCTACCGGACGTGGCTCGTGCGGCACAACGGGCGGCTGCCGGTGGGGAGCTAG
- a CDS encoding cation:proton antiporter — protein MDGTFSLVLLLLFLWCLCSRRMERFELTAPAAFVLLGLLLGEGTGVLDLPLPHETVKVLAEITLVWVLFTDAARLSFRALRPELGLSLRLLGIGLPLCVCLGTVLAAVLLPGVSGWAALYVGAALAPTDAALGATMMVNPVVPARIRRLINVESGLNDGIATPLVVLALAGVSAAEGSAGPDATGHALVQLAAGAAYGAVVGLAAGWLLRTTLRNGWAAEDFAGAGVLALALLGYTSALAIGGNGFVAAFVAGLAFGSTHGAPHRVLLYVEQTASLLSVLVWLVFGALLLPEAFGHFTWQAVVYAVLSLTVIRMLPVALCLTGSGLDAKTVLFVGWFGPRGLASIIFGLLAVEELKSPDTQAVVPVVACTVLLSVLAHGLTSAPLANRYGKAAAAKDIGPAPTTADELPVRGMAAGGLHRGRLRGGGPAPS, from the coding sequence GTGGATGGCACCTTTTCCCTGGTCCTGCTCCTGCTGTTCCTGTGGTGCCTGTGTTCACGGCGGATGGAGCGCTTCGAGCTGACCGCTCCGGCCGCGTTCGTCCTGCTGGGGCTGCTGCTGGGCGAGGGCACCGGCGTCCTCGACCTCCCCCTCCCGCACGAGACCGTGAAGGTACTCGCGGAGATCACCCTGGTCTGGGTGCTCTTCACCGACGCCGCGCGGCTCTCCTTCCGGGCCCTGCGCCCGGAACTCGGCCTCTCTCTGCGGCTGCTGGGGATCGGGCTGCCCCTGTGCGTGTGCCTGGGCACGGTGCTGGCGGCCGTCCTGCTTCCCGGCGTCTCGGGATGGGCCGCGCTGTACGTCGGGGCCGCGCTCGCCCCGACGGACGCCGCGCTCGGCGCCACGATGATGGTCAACCCCGTGGTGCCCGCGAGGATCCGGCGGCTCATCAACGTGGAGAGCGGCCTCAACGACGGCATCGCCACACCCCTGGTGGTGCTCGCCCTGGCCGGAGTGTCCGCGGCCGAGGGCAGCGCCGGACCGGACGCCACCGGCCATGCCCTGGTGCAGCTCGCCGCCGGTGCCGCGTACGGGGCGGTGGTCGGACTGGCCGCCGGATGGCTGCTGCGGACCACGCTCCGCAACGGCTGGGCGGCCGAGGACTTCGCCGGCGCGGGCGTACTGGCCCTGGCCCTCCTCGGCTACACCTCCGCCCTCGCGATCGGCGGCAACGGCTTTGTCGCCGCCTTCGTCGCCGGCCTGGCCTTCGGCTCGACGCACGGTGCCCCCCATCGGGTGCTGCTCTACGTCGAGCAGACCGCCTCGCTGCTCTCCGTCCTGGTCTGGCTGGTCTTCGGCGCCCTCCTGCTGCCGGAGGCGTTCGGCCACTTCACCTGGCAGGCCGTGGTCTACGCCGTACTGAGCCTCACGGTGATCCGCATGCTGCCCGTCGCGCTGTGTCTGACGGGAAGCGGTCTGGACGCCAAAACGGTGCTGTTCGTGGGCTGGTTCGGCCCCCGCGGCCTGGCCTCGATCATCTTCGGCCTGCTGGCGGTCGAGGAACTCAAGTCCCCCGACACCCAGGCGGTGGTCCCGGTAGTCGCCTGCACCGTCCTGCTCAGCGTCCTCGCCCACGGCCTCACCTCCGCCCCACTGGCGAACCGCTACGGGAAAGCGGCAGCGGCCAAGGACATCGGCCCGGCCCCCACCACGGCGGACGAGCTGCCCGTGAGGGGGATGGCGGCGGGGGGTCTGCACCGGGGGCGGCTACGGGGCGGCGGGCCGGCGCCGTCGTGA
- the sodN gene encoding superoxide dismutase, Ni — protein MLSRLFAPKVKVSAHCDLPCGVYDPAQARIEAESVKAVQEKYQANEDADFRTRAVLIKEQRAELAKHHVSVLWSDYFKPPHFEKYPELHQLVNDTLKALSAAKGSNDPATGQKALDYIAQIDKIFWETKKA, from the coding sequence ATGCTTTCCCGCCTGTTCGCCCCCAAGGTGAAGGTCAGCGCCCACTGCGACCTGCCCTGCGGCGTGTACGACCCTGCCCAGGCCCGCATCGAGGCCGAGTCCGTCAAGGCCGTCCAGGAGAAGTACCAGGCCAACGAGGACGCGGACTTCCGCACCCGCGCCGTCCTGATCAAGGAGCAGCGCGCCGAGCTGGCCAAGCACCACGTCTCGGTGCTCTGGAGCGACTACTTCAAGCCCCCGCACTTCGAGAAGTACCCGGAGCTGCACCAGCTGGTCAACGACACCCTCAAGGCCCTCAGCGCCGCCAAGGGTTCCAACGACCCGGCGACCGGCCAGAAGGCCCTGGACTACATCGCCCAGATCGACAAGATCTTCTGGGAGACCAAGAAGGCCTGA
- the sodX gene encoding nickel-type superoxide dismutase maturation protease has translation MPERVHERGPERGEDPETGHERGGLLRAFGLAEVYNPSMVPTLRPGDQLVVQYGAAVRPGDVIVLRHPFRQDLLIVKRAVQRRDGGWWVQGDNPFVENDSREFGVVPDELVLARAWVRVRPPRGIQRSVAGVLSWVVSAVRPVRAERSLSRRLRAR, from the coding sequence ATGCCGGAGCGGGTGCATGAGCGTGGGCCGGAGCGGGGCGAGGACCCGGAGACGGGGCACGAGCGGGGCGGGCTCCTTCGCGCGTTCGGGCTGGCCGAGGTCTACAACCCGTCGATGGTGCCGACACTGCGGCCCGGCGATCAGCTGGTGGTGCAGTACGGGGCGGCGGTGCGGCCCGGTGACGTGATCGTGCTGCGGCATCCGTTCCGGCAGGATCTGCTGATCGTCAAGCGGGCCGTGCAGCGGCGCGACGGCGGCTGGTGGGTGCAGGGGGACAATCCGTTCGTCGAGAACGACAGCCGGGAATTCGGGGTGGTTCCGGACGAACTGGTCCTCGCCCGCGCCTGGGTGCGGGTGCGGCCGCCGCGGGGGATTCAGCGGTCGGTCGCCGGGGTGCTGTCCTGGGTGGTGTCGGCGGTCCGGCCGGTGAGGGCCGAGCGCTCGCTCTCCAGGCGCTTGCGGGCGCGGTAG
- a CDS encoding CGNR zinc finger domain-containing protein, which translates to MELAYYSDYAVRLVNTEQPERGTDSLTSVEVVRELFGPAQQAARRATDSDVTRLRTVRARLRAVFEAADAGDEVLAVDLLNALMMEFPVSPQISGHEYRDDNGRPDWHMHIADHAANATAGFTATACMGLAFHLTELGVDRLGICEARPCRNVYLDTSTNRSRRYCSDRCATRANVAAYRARKRLESERSALTGRTADTTQDSTPATDR; encoded by the coding sequence GTGGAACTGGCCTATTACTCGGACTATGCCGTGCGACTGGTCAACACCGAGCAGCCCGAGCGCGGCACCGACAGCCTCACCTCGGTCGAGGTCGTCCGTGAACTCTTCGGCCCCGCCCAGCAGGCCGCCCGGCGCGCGACCGACAGCGACGTGACCCGGCTGCGCACGGTCCGCGCCCGGCTGCGCGCCGTCTTCGAGGCCGCCGACGCCGGCGACGAGGTGCTGGCCGTGGACCTGCTCAACGCCCTGATGATGGAGTTCCCCGTCAGCCCGCAGATCTCCGGCCACGAATACCGGGACGACAACGGCCGCCCCGACTGGCACATGCACATCGCCGACCACGCCGCCAACGCGACCGCCGGCTTCACCGCGACCGCCTGCATGGGCCTGGCCTTCCACCTCACCGAGCTGGGCGTGGACCGGCTGGGCATCTGCGAGGCACGGCCCTGCCGCAACGTCTACCTGGACACCTCGACCAACCGCTCCCGGCGCTACTGCTCCGACCGCTGCGCGACCCGCGCCAATGTCGCCGCCTACCGCGCCCGCAAGCGCCTGGAGAGCGAGCGCTCGGCCCTCACCGGCCGGACCGCCGACACCACCCAGGACAGCACCCCGGCGACCGACCGCTGA
- a CDS encoding class I SAM-dependent methyltransferase yields MTETVVGADWQAWQNSWDRQQEWYLPDREERFRVMLDMVEALVGPEPRVLDLACGTGSISDRLLKRFPKAESVGVDLDPALLAIAEGYFEGESRVRFVRADLKDPRWTEKLPHDSYDAVLTATALHWLYTEDLRGLYGQLGTLVRDGGVFMNADHMPEEGTPRINAAERAFRHARMEEAKASGAVGWAEWWQLAAADPRLAAPTAERFEIYGEHADGDTPSAAWHAAVLRESGFAEARPVWASPTDALVLGLK; encoded by the coding sequence ATGACCGAGACCGTCGTCGGCGCCGATTGGCAGGCGTGGCAGAACAGTTGGGACCGCCAGCAGGAGTGGTACCTCCCCGACCGCGAGGAGCGGTTCCGGGTGATGCTGGACATGGTCGAGGCGCTGGTGGGCCCCGAGCCCCGGGTTCTGGACCTCGCGTGCGGTACGGGAAGTATCTCCGACCGCCTGCTGAAGCGGTTCCCCAAGGCCGAGAGTGTGGGCGTCGATCTGGATCCCGCGCTGCTGGCCATCGCGGAAGGGTACTTCGAAGGCGAGTCCCGGGTCCGCTTCGTACGGGCCGATCTCAAGGACCCCCGGTGGACGGAGAAGCTGCCGCACGACTCGTACGACGCGGTGCTCACCGCCACCGCGCTGCACTGGCTGTACACCGAGGACCTCCGGGGGCTGTACGGGCAGCTCGGCACCCTGGTGCGGGACGGCGGGGTCTTCATGAACGCCGACCACATGCCAGAGGAGGGCACCCCGCGGATCAACGCCGCCGAGCGGGCCTTCCGGCATGCGCGCATGGAAGAGGCGAAGGCGTCCGGCGCCGTCGGCTGGGCCGAGTGGTGGCAGCTGGCCGCTGCCGACCCGCGGCTGGCCGCGCCGACCGCCGAGCGCTTCGAGATCTACGGCGAGCACGCGGACGGCGACACCCCCTCGGCGGCATGGCACGCGGCCGTCCTGCGCGAATCCGGCTTCGCGGAGGCCCGGCCGGTATGGGCCTCGCCCACGGATGCGCTGGTGCTGGGCCTGAAGTAG